One part of the Quercus lobata isolate SW786 chromosome 7, ValleyOak3.0 Primary Assembly, whole genome shotgun sequence genome encodes these proteins:
- the LOC115953519 gene encoding probable xyloglucan endotransglucosylase/hydrolase protein 32, translating into MAFFLFLLLILLVPSSNAQWPPSPGYWPSSRFNSMSFYKGYKNLWGPSHQSFGQNALSIWLDRTSGSGFKSVRPFRSGYFGASIKLQPGYTAGVITAFYLSNNEAHPGFHDEVDIEFLGTTFGKPYTLQTNVYIRGSGDGRIIGREMKFHLWFDPTQNFHHYAILWSPKELIFLVDDVPIRRYPRKSDATFPLRPMWVYGSIWDASSWATEDGKYKADYKYQPFVARYTNFKATGCSAYSPARCHPVSASPFRSGGLTRQQYRAMRWVQSHNLVYDYCRDSKRDHSLTPECWG; encoded by the exons atggctttctttcttttcctactTTTGATCCTTTTAGTCCCTTCAAGCAATGCTCAGTGGCCACCTTCACCTGGCTACTGGCCAAGCTCTAGGTTCAACTCCATGAGCTTTTACAAAGGATATAAAAACCTCTGGGGTCCTTCGCATCAAAGCTTTGGCCAAAATGCATTAAGCATCTGGCTTGATCGTACATCAG GAAGTGGGTTCAAGTCTGTCCGTCCATTTCGATCTGGCTACTTTGGTGCCTCCATTAAGCTTCAACCTGGTTACACTGCAGGAGTCATTACAGCTTTCTAT CTCTCCAACAATGAAGCTCATCCAGGTTTCCATGATGAAGTAGACATTGAATTCCTTGGGACAACATTTGGGAAGCCTTATACTTTACAGACCAATGTTTACATCAGAGGGAGTGGGGATGGGAGAATTATAGGCAGAGAGATGAAGTTTCATCTATGGTTTGATCCCACCCAAAATTTTCATCATTATGCTATACTGTGGAGTCCTAAAGAGCTCAT ATTCCTTGTGGATGACGTGCCCATAAGGAGGTACCCGAGGAAGAGTGATGCCACATTTCCACTAAGGCCAATGTGGGTTTATGGTTCTATATGGGATGCTTCATCATGGGCCACTGAAGATGGAAAATACAAAGCTGATTATAAGTACCAGCCATTTGTTGCAAGGTACACAAATTTCAAGGCCACTGGTTGCTCAGCCTATTCACCAGCTAGGTGCCACCCagtctctgcctcaccattcAGGTCCGGTGGGCTAACTAGACAACAATATAGAGCCATGAGATGGGTTCAAAGCCACAATTTGGTTTATGACTATTGCAGGGATTCCAAGAGGGACCATTCCCTGACACCTGAGTGCTGGGGTTAA
- the LOC115953656 gene encoding uncharacterized protein LOC115953656, with product METNGSSSNSNESQPSGGSNNSSTEKPNEKEIFVNHAEIAWHEKRREWVGDQSQRSRRTPREPIMSWTTTYEDLLLSTEPFQQPIPLAEMVDFLVDIWNEEGLYD from the exons ATGGAAACTAATGGTAGCAGTTCTAATTCCAATGAAAGCCAACCTTCAGGAGGATCAAATAATTCTAGCACAGAGAAGCCTAATGAGAAAGAAATCTTTGTTAACCACG CTGAGATAGCTTGGcatgagaaaagaagagaatgGGTTGGGGACCAATCTCAAAGATCAAGAAGAACGCCTAGAGAACCAATAATGAG CTGGACCACTACATACGAGGATCTGCTTTTATCTACTGAACCTTTTCAGCAGCCAATACCGTTAGCT GAGATGGTTGATTTTTTAGTTGACATCTGGAATGAGGAAGGCCTTTATGACTAA